A window of Streptomyces marispadix contains these coding sequences:
- a CDS encoding formimidoylglutamate deiminase, whose product MTPPSAKPSSAKPSSTASPSQTSRSAASPAPSRTYWCSLAWLNGTVEPDVLVETGGDGRITAVRTGVGAPPQGAEPLRGLTVPGLANAHSHAFHRALRGTVQVGSGTFWTWREMMYQVASRLTPDSAYDLGRAVYAEMALAGITCVGEFHYLHHAPGGRPYDDPNAMGHALIAAAADAGIRITLLDTAYLASGFGRGGRGEPPGRQQSRFSDGTAAAWAERASSLRADENGHARIGAAIHSVRAVPARELSPVAQWAEERSAPLHVHLSEQTAENDACQEAHGCTPTRLLADHGVLGRRTTAVHATHLTGEDVKLLGDASVGVCMCPTTERDLADGIGPAPRLERAGATLSLGSDSHAVVDLLEEARALELDERLRTRTRGHWTAAQLLRAATEDGHRTLGWPEAGRLEAGMLADFTTVATDSVRTVGPAPRMAAEAAVFSATAADIRHTVVGGRHVVRDGRHAYVQDVPAALAEAIGALH is encoded by the coding sequence ATGACGCCGCCGTCCGCGAAGCCCTCGTCCGCGAAGCCCTCTTCCACGGCTTCCCCGTCCCAGACGTCCCGTTCGGCGGCGTCCCCCGCCCCTTCGCGCACGTACTGGTGCTCCCTGGCCTGGCTCAACGGGACGGTCGAGCCGGACGTCCTCGTCGAGACCGGCGGCGACGGCCGGATCACCGCCGTACGCACGGGAGTCGGCGCCCCGCCCCAGGGCGCCGAACCGCTGCGCGGGCTCACCGTCCCGGGCCTCGCCAACGCCCATTCGCACGCCTTCCACCGTGCGCTGCGCGGCACCGTCCAGGTCGGCTCCGGCACGTTCTGGACGTGGCGCGAGATGATGTACCAGGTCGCGAGCCGCCTCACCCCCGACTCCGCCTACGACCTGGGCCGTGCCGTGTACGCCGAGATGGCGCTGGCGGGCATCACCTGCGTCGGGGAGTTCCACTACCTCCACCACGCGCCCGGGGGCCGTCCCTACGACGACCCCAACGCCATGGGCCACGCCCTCATCGCCGCCGCCGCCGACGCGGGCATCCGCATCACCCTGCTCGACACGGCGTATCTGGCCTCCGGGTTCGGACGCGGCGGCCGGGGCGAGCCGCCCGGCCGCCAGCAGTCGCGCTTCTCCGACGGCACGGCCGCGGCCTGGGCCGAACGGGCGTCCTCGCTGCGCGCCGACGAGAACGGGCACGCACGTATCGGTGCCGCGATCCACTCCGTACGGGCCGTCCCCGCAAGGGAGTTGAGCCCGGTGGCTCAGTGGGCGGAGGAGCGCTCCGCGCCGCTGCACGTCCATCTCTCCGAGCAGACCGCCGAGAACGACGCCTGCCAGGAAGCACACGGCTGCACCCCGACGCGGCTGCTCGCCGACCACGGCGTCCTCGGCCGCCGTACGACGGCCGTCCACGCCACCCATCTCACCGGCGAGGACGTCAAGTTGCTCGGCGACGCCTCCGTCGGAGTGTGCATGTGCCCCACCACCGAACGCGACCTGGCCGACGGCATCGGCCCCGCCCCCCGGCTGGAACGCGCGGGCGCCACCCTGTCCCTGGGCAGCGACAGCCACGCCGTCGTCGACCTGCTGGAGGAGGCGCGGGCCCTGGAACTCGACGAGCGCCTGCGCACCCGCACCCGCGGCCACTGGACGGCGGCCCAACTGCTGCGCGCCGCAACGGAGGACGGGCACCGCACACTCGGCTGGCCCGAGGCGGGCCGCCTGGAGGCGGGCATGCTCGCCGACTTCACGACGGTGGCGACCGACTCGGTACGCACCGTGGGGCCCGCGCCGCGCATGGCCGCCGAGGCCGCGGTCTTCTCGGCCACCGCCGCCGACATCCGCCACACCGTCGTGGGCGGACGCCATGTGGTCCGCGACGGGCGGCACGCATACGTACAGGACGTCCCCGCGGCTCTCGCCGAGGCGATCGGTGCCCTGCACTGA
- a CDS encoding allantoate amidohydrolase, whose translation MWRDLAPVGRHDPTGGYRRYAWTGADADCRAWFRTQAEARGLACETDRNGNQWAWLGARTVGDIAPGEAVVTGSHLDSVPDGGAFDGPLGVVSAFAALDELRARGAQFTAPLGIVNFTDEEGARFGLACVGSRLSVGGLTREQAHELRDSGGTTLAQAMERAGHDPDAIGPDPERLARIGAFVELHIEQGRALADPAALASQGVDSGPQGCPVGVASAIWPHGRWRFDFHGEANHAGTTRLEDRRDPMLTYAATVLAAREEARRTGALATFGKVAAEPNGVNAVPSLVRGWLDSRAADEETLAAAVAAIEGAATRRGQADGVHVRVTRESRTPVVEFAHGLRDRIARRLGGAPLLPTGAGHDAGILSGTVPTAMLYVRNPTGVSHSPAEHAREDDCVAGVRALTDVLEGLACR comes from the coding sequence ATGTGGCGGGACCTCGCCCCGGTGGGCCGTCACGACCCGACCGGCGGCTACCGCCGCTACGCATGGACGGGCGCGGACGCCGACTGCCGCGCCTGGTTCCGTACGCAGGCCGAAGCTCGTGGCCTCGCCTGCGAGACGGACCGCAACGGCAACCAGTGGGCGTGGCTCGGTGCGCGCACCGTCGGCGACATCGCGCCCGGGGAGGCCGTCGTCACCGGTTCCCATCTGGACTCGGTGCCCGACGGCGGCGCCTTCGACGGGCCGCTGGGCGTGGTCTCCGCGTTCGCCGCGCTCGACGAACTACGGGCGCGTGGCGCGCAGTTCACCGCGCCCCTCGGCATCGTCAACTTCACCGACGAGGAGGGCGCCCGCTTCGGGCTCGCCTGTGTCGGCTCCCGGCTCAGCGTGGGCGGACTGACCCGTGAGCAGGCACACGAGCTGCGCGACTCCGGCGGCACCACGCTGGCGCAGGCCATGGAGCGCGCAGGCCACGACCCCGACGCCATCGGGCCCGACCCCGAACGCCTCGCCCGCATCGGTGCGTTCGTCGAACTCCACATCGAGCAGGGACGCGCCCTCGCCGACCCGGCTGCGCTCGCCTCCCAGGGCGTGGACAGCGGCCCGCAGGGGTGCCCCGTCGGCGTGGCCTCCGCGATCTGGCCGCACGGGCGCTGGCGGTTCGACTTCCACGGCGAGGCCAACCACGCGGGCACCACGCGCCTTGAGGACCGCCGCGACCCGATGCTCACCTACGCCGCCACCGTGCTCGCCGCCCGCGAGGAGGCACGACGCACCGGCGCACTCGCCACGTTCGGAAAGGTCGCGGCCGAACCCAACGGCGTCAACGCCGTGCCGTCCCTCGTGCGCGGCTGGCTCGACTCCCGCGCCGCCGACGAGGAGACGCTCGCCGCGGCCGTCGCCGCCATCGAGGGCGCCGCCACCCGGCGCGGGCAGGCGGACGGCGTCCATGTGCGCGTCACCCGTGAATCCCGCACGCCCGTCGTGGAGTTCGCACACGGACTGCGCGACCGGATCGCCCGGCGGCTCGGCGGGGCGCCGCTGCTGCCCACCGGCGCCGGACACGACGCGGGCATCCTCTCCGGGACCGTGCCGACCGCGATGCTGTACGTGCGCAACCCCACCGGTGTCTCGCACTCGCCCGCCGAACACGCCCGCGAGGACGACTGCGTGGCCGGAGTGCGGGCCCTGACCGACGTGCTCGAAGGGCTGGCCTGCCGATGA
- a CDS encoding LysR family transcriptional regulator: MIDLRRLTVLRAIEQYGTVTAAAGAVHLTPSAVSQQVRQLGRELGVTLLKPQGRRVRLTEAAQALLRHADSMEELWQRAEAELHATAVGEPSGVLRVAGFPTAASALLVPLAVRLQQQWSALTVKVREAEPLDCFDLLFSGETDLAVVEAMTDNPPLDDGRFDQRPLLDDPFDLITTAGHEVREPGPALEDLASEPWIIGMPGVGCSARQLVLAACRSAGFAPSVAHEARRVERGRHARRPRARHRPGAAPRPAAPASESGTYAADRPVRTLATLPQRHTAGQRRPSRHRRRARSADGAGREAGGASGLTGPRTAAP; the protein is encoded by the coding sequence ATGATTGATCTGCGACGCCTCACCGTGCTCCGCGCCATAGAGCAGTACGGCACGGTGACGGCGGCGGCCGGGGCCGTGCATCTGACGCCCTCGGCCGTCTCACAGCAAGTACGGCAGCTCGGCCGCGAGTTGGGCGTGACGCTGCTGAAACCCCAGGGGCGGCGGGTGCGCCTGACGGAGGCCGCGCAGGCGCTGCTCAGGCACGCCGACTCCATGGAGGAGCTGTGGCAGCGCGCCGAGGCCGAGCTGCACGCCACGGCCGTGGGGGAGCCGAGCGGAGTGCTTCGCGTCGCCGGTTTCCCGACGGCCGCGTCGGCCCTGCTCGTGCCCCTCGCCGTACGGCTTCAGCAGCAGTGGAGCGCGCTGACGGTGAAGGTGCGGGAGGCCGAGCCTCTCGACTGCTTCGACCTGCTGTTCTCAGGTGAGACGGATCTGGCCGTCGTGGAGGCGATGACGGACAATCCGCCCCTCGACGACGGCCGCTTCGACCAGCGGCCCCTGCTGGACGACCCGTTCGACCTGATCACCACCGCCGGTCACGAGGTCCGCGAGCCGGGGCCCGCGCTGGAGGACCTCGCGTCCGAGCCCTGGATCATCGGCATGCCCGGAGTCGGCTGCTCCGCACGGCAGTTGGTGCTGGCCGCGTGCCGCAGCGCCGGATTCGCGCCGTCGGTCGCGCACGAGGCGAGGAGAGTGGAGCGTGGTCGCCACGCTCGTCGCCCACGGGCTCGGCATCGCCCTGGTGCCGCGCCTCGCCCCGCTGCCCCCGCATCTGAATCTGGTACGTACGCCGCTGACCGGCCGGTACGTACCCTCGCGACGCTTCCTCAGCGTCACACGGCGGGGCAGCGACGGCCATCCCGCCATCGCCGCCGCGCTCGGTCTGCTGACGGAGCTGGCCGAGAAGCAGGTGGTGCAAGCGGCCTGACCGGACCTCGAACGGCCGCCCCGTGA
- the hutU gene encoding urocanate hydratase: MSGPRPVRAPRGSEPSARGWPQEAALRMLQNNLDPEVAEHPDKLVVYGGTGKAARDWESFDAMVRTLRTLEGDETMLVQSGRPVGVMRTHEWAPRVLIANSNLVGDWANWEEFRRLDALGLTMYGQMTAGSWIYIGTQGILQGTYETFAAVAAKRFGGTLAGTVTLTAGLGGMGGAQPLAVTMNGGVAICVECDPSRIERRIGHGYLDVRAHSLDHALELAAKARDERRPLSIGVLGNAAEVVPELLRRGAPVDIVTDQTSAHDPLSYLPAGVDFDDMARYAADKPADFTLRARESMARHVEAMVGFMDAGAEVFDYGNSIRGEARLHGYERAFDFPGFVPAYIRPLFCEGKGPFRWAALSGDPKDIAATDRALLELFPENESLARWLRLAGERVHYQGLPARICWLGYGERDRAGERFNDMVASGELSAPVVLGRDHLDCGSVASPYRETEAMRDGSDAIADWPLLNAMVNASSGATWVSIHHGGGVGMGRSLHAGQVTVADGTPLAGEKLRRVLTNDPGMGVVRHVDAGYERAEEIASERGVRVPMRETGEGTASREGGEGA; encoded by the coding sequence ATGTCAGGACCGCGACCCGTAAGGGCGCCACGCGGCAGCGAACCGAGTGCCCGTGGGTGGCCCCAGGAAGCCGCCCTGCGGATGCTTCAGAACAATCTCGACCCGGAGGTCGCCGAGCACCCCGACAAGCTCGTCGTCTACGGAGGGACCGGCAAGGCGGCGCGGGACTGGGAGTCGTTCGACGCCATGGTCCGCACCCTGCGCACCCTCGAAGGCGACGAGACGATGCTGGTGCAGTCGGGCCGCCCCGTCGGCGTCATGCGCACCCACGAGTGGGCGCCGCGCGTGCTGATCGCCAACTCCAACCTCGTCGGCGACTGGGCGAATTGGGAGGAGTTCCGGCGGCTGGACGCCCTCGGGCTCACCATGTACGGGCAGATGACGGCCGGTTCGTGGATCTACATCGGAACGCAGGGCATTCTCCAGGGCACTTACGAGACGTTCGCCGCCGTGGCCGCGAAGAGGTTCGGCGGCACCCTCGCCGGCACCGTCACGCTGACGGCCGGGCTCGGCGGCATGGGCGGCGCTCAGCCCCTCGCCGTGACGATGAACGGCGGCGTCGCGATCTGCGTGGAGTGCGATCCGTCCCGCATCGAGCGCCGCATCGGCCACGGCTATCTGGACGTACGTGCCCATTCGCTCGACCACGCACTGGAGTTGGCGGCGAAGGCCCGCGACGAGCGGCGCCCGCTCTCGATCGGCGTGCTGGGCAACGCCGCCGAGGTGGTGCCCGAACTGCTGCGGCGTGGCGCCCCCGTCGACATCGTGACCGACCAGACCAGCGCCCACGACCCGCTGTCGTACCTTCCGGCGGGCGTCGACTTCGACGACATGGCGCGCTACGCGGCGGACAAGCCCGCCGACTTCACTCTGCGGGCACGCGAGTCGATGGCCCGCCATGTGGAGGCCATGGTCGGCTTCATGGACGCGGGAGCCGAGGTCTTCGACTACGGCAACTCCATCCGCGGCGAGGCCCGGCTCCACGGCTATGAGCGCGCGTTCGACTTCCCCGGCTTCGTACCGGCGTACATCCGGCCGCTGTTCTGCGAGGGCAAGGGCCCCTTCCGCTGGGCGGCCCTCTCCGGCGATCCGAAGGACATCGCGGCCACGGACCGCGCTCTGCTCGAACTCTTCCCGGAGAACGAGTCGCTGGCGCGCTGGCTCAGGCTCGCCGGTGAACGGGTGCACTACCAGGGGCTGCCCGCCCGGATCTGCTGGCTCGGCTACGGTGAACGCGACCGTGCGGGCGAACGCTTCAACGACATGGTGGCGAGCGGGGAGTTGAGCGCTCCGGTGGTGCTCGGGCGCGACCATCTGGACTGCGGATCGGTGGCCTCCCCGTACCGGGAGACCGAGGCGATGCGCGACGGCTCGGACGCCATCGCCGACTGGCCGCTGCTGAACGCCATGGTCAACGCGTCCTCCGGCGCGACATGGGTCTCCATCCACCACGGCGGCGGCGTCGGCATGGGCCGCTCGCTGCACGCCGGCCAGGTCACGGTCGCCGACGGCACGCCGCTCGCGGGCGAGAAGCTGCGCCGGGTGCTGACGAACGACCCGGGCATGGGCGTCGTACGGCATGTGGACGCGGGATACGAGCGCGCCGAGGAGATCGCGTCGGAGCGGGGCGTACGGGTGCCGATGCGGGAGACCGGAGAAGGCACGGCGAGCCGGGAAGGCGGAGAGGGCGCATGA
- the hutI gene encoding imidazolonepropionase translates to MTSTVVTDIRTLVTNDPALGDGSPLGLVENAAVVLDGEHIAWVGPAADAPAADARYDAGGRAALPGYVDSHSHLLFGGDRTAEFNARMSGRPYTAGGIRTTVAATRESTDDELARNLRHFLDEACRQGTTTMETKSGYGLSPEQESRALRVAAEHTDEVTYMGAHVVAPEYADDPDGYVALVTGPMLDACAPYARWIDVFCEKGAFDGDQARAVLTAGKAKGLTPRIHANQLSHGPGVQLAVELGAASADHCTHLSDADVDALAAADDTVATLLPGCEFSTRAVYPDARRLLDAGATVALSTDCNPGSSFTSSMAFCVAVAVREMGMTPDEAVWSATAGGARALRRTDVGRLTPGALADLTLLDAPSHVHLAYRPGVPLTARVWHRGTPLAV, encoded by the coding sequence ATGACCAGCACCGTCGTCACTGACATCCGCACCCTGGTGACCAACGACCCCGCCCTCGGCGACGGAAGCCCACTCGGCCTCGTCGAGAACGCCGCCGTCGTGCTCGACGGCGAACACATCGCCTGGGTGGGCCCCGCCGCCGACGCCCCCGCCGCCGACGCCCGTTACGACGCCGGGGGCCGGGCCGCGCTCCCCGGCTACGTCGACTCCCACTCGCATCTGCTCTTCGGCGGTGACCGCACCGCCGAGTTCAACGCCCGCATGTCCGGGCGCCCTTACACCGCGGGCGGCATCCGTACGACCGTCGCCGCGACCCGCGAGTCGACCGACGACGAACTCGCCCGCAATCTGCGGCACTTCCTCGACGAGGCCTGCCGCCAGGGCACAACGACCATGGAGACCAAGTCCGGTTACGGCCTCTCCCCGGAGCAGGAGTCCCGCGCGCTGCGCGTCGCCGCCGAGCACACCGACGAGGTCACCTACATGGGCGCCCACGTCGTGGCCCCCGAGTACGCCGACGACCCCGACGGCTACGTGGCACTCGTCACCGGGCCCATGCTGGACGCCTGCGCCCCGTACGCCCGTTGGATCGACGTCTTCTGCGAGAAGGGCGCGTTCGACGGCGACCAGGCGCGTGCCGTCCTCACCGCCGGCAAGGCGAAGGGCCTCACGCCCCGCATCCACGCCAACCAGCTCTCGCACGGCCCCGGCGTCCAGTTGGCCGTCGAACTCGGTGCTGCCTCCGCCGACCACTGCACACACCTCAGCGACGCGGACGTCGACGCACTCGCCGCCGCGGACGACACCGTCGCCACGCTGCTCCCCGGCTGCGAGTTCTCCACCAGGGCCGTCTATCCGGACGCCCGCCGCCTGCTGGACGCGGGCGCCACCGTCGCACTCTCCACCGACTGCAACCCCGGCTCGTCGTTCACCTCGTCGATGGCCTTCTGCGTGGCCGTCGCCGTACGGGAGATGGGCATGACGCCGGACGAGGCCGTCTGGTCCGCCACCGCGGGCGGCGCCCGCGCGCTGCGCCGCACCGACGTAGGACGCCTCACCCCCGGGGCGCTCGCCGATCTGACGTTGCTTGACGCCCCGTCGCATGTCCATCTGGCCTACCGGCCGGGGGTTCCGCTCACCGCCCGCGTCTGGCACCGGGGGACGCCGCTCGCGGTGTGA
- a CDS encoding diaminopimelate decarboxylase, with the protein MHDFSSTADDTGKPGETGSTGAARETAGPGARGETLGARRDLAVRAAVEQGLVTGDGQPIAALLDIRAIREAAAALRTAFEGVAAPGRPVLHTFAVKAASLVPVLRLLDGEGIGCEVASPGELALARAAGVPAAHTVLDSPAKTVGELREALGLGIALNADNPEELARLDELITPGGPAPSPLGLRINPQIGEGSIGAMSTATATSKFGVALGDPGAREWVVRAYRERPWLTRLHSHVGSQGMPLKLMAQGALATYELAEEINSAVGRRQIDTLDLGGGLPVNFGSDEITPTFEEYARLLADTVPGLFDGRYGIVTEFGRSLLAKAGTVLARVEYAKSAGGRHIAVTHAGAQIAVRTVFTPEAWPLRVAAYDAQGAPKGGDTAHGAGGAGAVEQDVAGPCCFAGDLVARGRLLPRLEAGDYAALLDTGAYYFSNPFGYNSLPRPGIYGFTAGGDGVRFTTVREPQSLEEIVADSGGAHRDALREALRDA; encoded by the coding sequence ATGCACGACTTCAGCAGCACCGCAGACGACACCGGGAAACCCGGGGAGACCGGGAGCACAGGGGCGGCACGGGAGACCGCCGGGCCCGGGGCCCGGGGCGAGACCCTGGGCGCCCGGCGCGACCTCGCCGTACGTGCCGCCGTGGAGCAGGGCCTGGTCACAGGCGACGGGCAGCCGATCGCCGCGCTCCTCGACATACGGGCGATACGGGAGGCGGCGGCAGCGCTCCGCACGGCCTTCGAGGGCGTGGCCGCCCCCGGCCGTCCCGTTCTGCACACCTTCGCCGTCAAGGCCGCCTCACTGGTGCCCGTGCTGCGCCTGCTCGACGGCGAGGGCATCGGCTGCGAGGTCGCCAGCCCCGGTGAACTGGCCCTGGCCCGGGCGGCAGGCGTACCGGCCGCGCATACGGTGCTGGACTCCCCCGCGAAGACCGTCGGCGAGCTGCGCGAAGCCCTCGGTCTCGGCATCGCCCTCAACGCCGACAACCCGGAGGAACTCGCCCGCCTCGACGAGCTGATCACCCCCGGCGGGCCCGCGCCCTCACCGCTGGGCCTGCGTATCAACCCGCAGATCGGGGAGGGCTCCATCGGCGCGATGAGCACCGCGACCGCCACCTCGAAGTTCGGAGTGGCCCTCGGCGACCCCGGTGCGCGCGAGTGGGTCGTAAGGGCCTACCGGGAGCGCCCCTGGCTGACGCGGCTCCACTCCCACGTGGGGTCCCAGGGCATGCCGCTGAAGCTGATGGCACAGGGCGCGCTGGCCACCTACGAGCTGGCGGAGGAGATCAACTCCGCGGTGGGCAGGCGGCAGATCGACACCCTCGACCTGGGCGGCGGCCTCCCGGTCAACTTCGGCAGCGACGAGATCACCCCGACCTTCGAGGAGTACGCACGGCTGCTGGCGGACACGGTCCCCGGGCTCTTCGACGGCCGGTACGGCATCGTCACCGAGTTCGGGCGGTCGCTGCTGGCGAAGGCGGGCACGGTTCTCGCCCGCGTGGAGTACGCGAAGTCCGCGGGCGGGCGGCACATCGCCGTCACCCATGCGGGGGCGCAGATCGCGGTACGTACGGTCTTCACGCCGGAGGCCTGGCCGCTGCGGGTCGCGGCATACGACGCACAGGGAGCGCCCAAGGGCGGAGACACGGCACACGGCGCGGGCGGCGCGGGCGCGGTCGAGCAGGACGTCGCCGGGCCGTGCTGCTTCGCGGGGGATCTGGTCGCCCGCGGACGCCTGCTGCCGCGCCTGGAAGCGGGCGACTACGCGGCGCTGCTGGACACCGGCGCGTACTACTTCTCCAACCCGTTCGGCTACAACTCGCTTCCACGGCCGGGGATTTACGGCTTTACGGCCGGCGGGGACGGGGTGCGGTTCACGACCGTGCGCGAGCCCCAGTCGCTGGAGGAGATCGTCGCGGACTCGGGCGGAGCGCACCGGGACGCGCTGCGGGAGGCGCTGCGGGACGCGTGA